The following nucleotide sequence is from Emys orbicularis isolate rEmyOrb1 chromosome 21, rEmyOrb1.hap1, whole genome shotgun sequence.
ctgtgccgcagggagcagggatgggagcTCAGTAGGAGGTGCTCTCTCctcacatgcatctgacgaagtgggtattcacccacgaaagcttatgctccaatacgtctgttagtctataaggtgccactggactctctgttgctttttacagatccagactaacacggctacccctctgatacgtctctcctcacagtcagtgctgaccaCAATGTGACGCTAGGGAGCGCTGtgctgcgggaagcaggggggggctcagtagggggcgctatcCCCTCTCAGTGCCAGCCCCTGTGCGGTGCTAGGAGGCGCTGTGCCACAGGGAACAGGGTGGGGGAGCTCAGCAGGGACTCCCGGGTTCTGTTCCCCATTTGGACAGGGAGTTTTGCCTAATGGTTCAAGCAGGTGGGAGCAAGACATAGGCCGCAGAGTGgcgcctagtggttagagctgtgaGGACGGGGTGGACACGGACTCACGGTGACTGctctcagttcctggctctgccactgacgtgCTGTGTGACCTTTCAGGCAAATCCCAGCCTTTccttgtgcctcggtttccccatctgtaaaacagggctcCTACCGCCCTCCTGagaggaagggcaggggaggCTGAAGTGCTGAGAGAGATCCTTACGGTGACGGGACAAGAGCATCGGTCTTAGTGTTTTATGCCGCTGCTGCCCATCCCCATAGCATCTGGGCGCTTTCCGCCGTCACAGCAATAGCAACAGACTCAGCCGCAGCCCCGAGGTGCGAGGGCCAGGCCTCAGCTTCCGGCCATGACTCAGCCACTTGATGCGCTGTCTGCTCTCTGGGGACCTGAGCCGGAGCACCAGCCAAGCGTCCCTCCACTGGCTGATTCCCAGGAAAATAATAAACACGCCAGGTCTGCATGAGGCGGGGACGGACCGGCCTGCAGCCCGGGGTCGATTAACCCTTGATGAGACCCCGCCTCCATCCCATCCCCGGATCAATCCCCCCTAACAGGCAGACCTCCCTCGCTCCCTACTACGAGCCAGGATCTACCTCTCCGCGGCAGCAGGACCCTCAGATGGGACCCCCCCACCCTGTCACCGGTGATGGGACAGGACCAtgtcccttcttcccctccccccccagcatgtGGGTGTCTCCTGAGTTATAAAGGGAGTCCACGGAATCTCGGGGTGTAAATAGGGGACCCCAAAGGGGCATTTTTAGGGTGGCTTGGAGCTCAATTTCGCTCCTTCCACAATCCAACGGAGCTGCTTCAAATAACACCTAATTAGAGGCAGCGAACCTTATGCAAaagctctcccagcagggggcgctgtggggagcagggcaggagctggctgtagggggagctcctggctactctagtcccagcctctcccagcagggggcgctgtggggagcagggcaggagcactACATGTGGGGAGAGCTCATAATTATAGATGAGCaagtgtgggagggagaggggcttagAGTCAGTACTCCCAGGAGTCCCGGATTCTCCTTCCAGCTCCCACACAGattcactgggtgaccttgggcaagtccctgccatgctctgtgcctcagtttccccatctgtaacatggggagtATAGCACTGGGAGGAGCTCAGCGCTCCTTGGATGAGCAGCGCCAGAGAAGGGCACTGACTCGCTGTGGTTCTAAGCTCCCCTGCATTGTAACTTCCGCTGAACACATTATCCGTCGTGCGGCGACTTAGCGACCATCATCCAGGGATCTCAGAACGCTTTAGAGATGTTTCTGAATCTCCTGtgaaggatcattatccccattttacagggagggaaactgaggcacagagcagcgggGAAGGTCACAGCCAGCCAGTGGCAGTGCTGAGGAATAGAACTGAGGATCATGagtcccagtcccccctgctctaactcacagaccacccctcccctcccagagctgaggaaagaacccaggagtcctggctcccagtctcctgtTCTAACCAgtagacaccactcccctcccagagttggggGTAGAtcctaggagtcctgactcccagtcccaccccccctgctctaaccactaggccagaccATTCTTACTCAGATCTGCAAACTAAGGAAACCACCCTTGTAAACCCCAGACCTGAAATTTAGCTGGGCCGCCCTGTGCTTTGGCCAGACCGCACCTATGATCCCCATACAACATTAGGACCCAGGAAGGACCAGGGCAAAGGGCCtggttccagctctgccactgattcattgcgtaaccttgggcaagttactccCTCTCTCTGGGGTCcatctcccagccccacagaccGGCTCCCAGCCGGCGACACAGGTCCATTTCACGCGTAGCCAGATGGAAAGCCGGCTCCTTTGTAGGCGGCCACATTTAGGGTTTGATCCTGTTGCGTGCcaagtcccccctgctctaactagtTCCAACTGCCTCCTGGGTGGCGCTGAGAGCCCCTCCGCTCCTGCTGAAATCAGCGAGCCTCAGGCTGAGtgagtggggggtgctgggcccaCAGCAGGATCAGGAGCTGGGGAAGCCGGAGTTACCATCTCACACAGCACATGGGACTGCCCTGCCCACAGGAAATCCGGGCTGTGTCCCCAAAACCGAACATTCGAAACTGTTCACGGAATAACAATTCCAAACACGTCCATTCGGGAACTTCAAAATGACCCTCTGGGACAGATTTGTCCCGTCCAGACATGACAGTGCAAATGGGAATCGTCAATAGGAAAGCTCTACATGATAGTATTTATGttgggatcatctttttgttctgggtctgTACAGCGTCTGGCATAAggggggcctgatccaatactGGGATGCcaaggtgctaccataatacacctaatagcaacACAAATGTACAGGGTCTGAAAAGGAGGAATGATCCAGATGGGAGTGTgaggctgggaggggggtggagagaTAGGTTGACCagcacccctccctcctgccagccacAGACTGCCCCACCCTTCAGACCCCCGCCCCCTCTGTCTGGAATCTTCATGGACCCCATCTGCCCAGGCCCCCCGAAGCCTCCCCCAGAGTCCCCTACAGTCCCCCATCTCCCCTTTCTAGACACCCCAATTCTCTCCAGACCACACTCTCCTTTCTCCATCCTCCTATCCAGACCCTCCTCCCGAGACCCTCCACCCCTTGCCCAGatcccctcccactgccccatccaccctcccCTCTACAGAGCCGCCCCCACCCCTAGGGCCGGGGGATCcccatccccctgcagcccccgcccCAGAGGAGGGGCTCCCTCCCCTCTTACCTGTTGCTAGTTCAGTTCCTGGATCCCTGTTCTGCGGCTAGTCGCAGCAGCTCAGAGCTTCTGCTCctctgggagaggggtggggggtttggCACCACCTCTAGGAGGGCCCCATTGGACAGTTGGCCTGATTGGCAGCTCAGGATGCTTTCCCATTGGCTGCCAGCAAAAGGGGGTCGGGACAGGGTGGGTTAAGAGCCTGAGGCTggtacccacccacccacctgagGATGCTGTTACCAGGGGCAACCTCCAGCCTCTGACGttagctggggagcagggaggctggagaTGGCGACTTGGCATGGTAACCCGGGCAACGTGCCCAGCAACTTGCATGGTAACCTGGGCAGCTTGGTACTGCAACCCGGGCAATTTGACATGGTAACCTGAACCACCGGGCCTGGCACCAGGCAACCTGGGCACCTTGGTGACCTAGCCTGGTAACGTGGGCCTCTTTGTAACCCAGGCAACCTGGCCTGCCGGCAATCTAGGCCGCGCTCATGGGAGCCCACTGGGCAGCCTGGCAGGGACGTGGCATCCGGACTCGCTCGTGCCCTTTCAATCCAACGCCCATGAGGAGGAGAAGGGTCGTGGCTTGGCCTGGTCCTTGGCGGGGAGCGGCCTGACTGAGGATAATCCAGCAGGGGGCGATGGAGTCCGCCAGGGGCCAGGGCGGGGCTGAGTTGACGGGCCAGGCTGTTGGgatggctggcagagccctgtacCTTTTTGCTCTCACCCATGATTCTGCACCAGACACAGCATGACAGGGCCCTTTGTAATAGGGCCTCAGGCCGGGCTATGTACACAGCATGGCTGTCTTAAGCAGGCagtgagtcaggactcctgggttcgtcTCCCAGctttgggagggcagtggggtcgtGTGGCTAGaccagggggcgggggctgggcatAGACGCAGGAAGTAGGAGTGCGGGGggttgctgcagcacccccaggttttacgcGGGGCTCCTGCTGCCGGCCCCGCACCTggggctccacccctgcccccagcggtGTCCCCGGTCTctgcccccttgcccctgtctgtgttcccccctcccggagccactGCTCTGCTCCTGGTCCCAGCTCCAAGGGCTAGGGGGGAGGTAAAAATGGAGCTTTGCAGTTTcattggctttcagcacccccactgtaaaaagtgttccagcacccctggggccGGGAGTCaggcctcctgggttctactctcaGCTGTGggcgtggggtctagtggttaggcaggtgggctgggagtcaggactcctgggttccatgcccaGCTCCTGGAAGGGCGGGTGggcctagtgattagagcaggggggaattgggagccaggacttctgggttctgccctgagctggggaatggggtctagtggttagagtagggaggctgggagccaggactccatgGTGCTAACAGCTAGGGGCTCTGGGCCGGCATCAGGTGGGGTGAGGGGCTGTGGTAAGCCCACAGGAGAGAAGGTAACAGGCGGTGGATACAATAAGCCAAGCACTTTCCTCCCCCAAGGTCTAACAGTCTCACGGGGACGCCTGCTGAACTGCGAACAACAACTGTTATGCAGCAGGTGTGACCCAGGCAGCCCCACATGTCCCAGCCTGCCCACTGAACTGTGGCCGGGCTGCTCGGGGCCCCGACCGAACCGGTTCCTCTACGCGCTGGGTGTGCCGaggtcattcagttcacagaTCACCGGAGAGTTGCTTTATGCCTTAAGCCCTGCACCTGCCCCAGAGAATGGGGCAAGAGGAGGGGCGGGGACACGGGCAACTGCTCGGGAGATCCTGGGTTCAGCTGCTATTGAATAACAGtttgaagtgggttgtagctTCACATTTAGGATCATGCGATGTGCAATGCACTGTATACACTAATTCAGTctcaccccacccctgggagagGAATGCTATTCCGTGCACCATGGTAGCTGGCAGGCTGAGGCGTGGACCAGCGCCCCATGGGGCTAGGCACTGGACTTTCTGTATTGCTATTACATGTACTGCGGTAGCATCAAggtgccccagtccagagccagcccccccccccttgtgccaggtgctgtacaaaagatGGACACTGCCCCACACAGCTGACAAATAAAtgtgatccccattttacagatggggaaattgaggcaggcaAGCAATCACTGCGTGTCGCAATAGTACCTCAAGCCCAGGTTCCAGTGTGCTAGGCCCAGCACAAACCCCTAGAGAGAGACAGCTCCGGTCCTGAAGGGCTTCCAGCCTCAATCCACAGacggtgggagaggaaacagatgCAGAGAGAAGTGATTTGAAGTCAGTCCCCCAGCAGGGGGACAGCAGAGACAGAAACGGACCCCACGTCTCCTGGGCCCTAGTCTGCCAccctagccactaggccatgctgcatCTGGGGAGAGACAGGACCATCTCCCCCTCCCTAACCCTTACCTGTAGCACTATACCTGCTTGTTACCGAATACCTTCCCTCCACCTCCAATGAGGAATGTGTTTTCCAGACCTCCCTCCCCAGGGCCTCACTCACCAATGAAATgctgccatctctggggtggaacctGACGGCCGTTCTGCACCAGATATCCCACACCAAATAGTCCATCCCCCGTTCAGGCCGGGATGCCGACAAGGGCAGAGACATAACGAGTGAGTTGGGAACCAGAGTAAGAGCTCAGGgcaattctgatctcagttaacaCCAGCTGAAACCTGGTGCAAGCCCTTTGATGTCAAGAGGTGGATTTACAGATGGGGGGTGTTTACATTTGGGCCCatttatttttccattgaccCTTCTGCGACTAAACATCCCACTGGTTAAATCCCAGTTTGGATAATTCTGCATCCCTAAAGTTTTCCCCTTTGGACACCAACCTGGGACTCAGCAAAACCCGGGTGGAATTCCCTGCTCCTTCTGAgtaagcttgggcaagtcactgcagtCCCTGCCtcgatttccccatctgtgcatgGGGAGAGTAGCACTGGCCTACCTCGTGAGGCTAAACACATTAAAGAATGCGAGGTGCTCAGATAAGGGGGCCCACACAAGCACCACAGTAAGGCCGGTTAAGCTGTTGTGTGCTGTTAAAAACAGCCactgcattccaccccagaggcagctgcattgcaGTGACCTAAACTGCCAGTgcttcaggggagaggggggaaggcccGAAGTATGAAAACAGCGACAGCTCCTAGACGGGGGTTGGCAGGGAGCATACGTTTAGCTGGAACGCAGCGCAGGGGCGGAAAAGAGACGCATCCGAGCTCTGGTGACATGTTATTATAGAACTTTATTATCATTTCTATTGAGCTTTAGAAAACACGGTGGGCGTCAATGATAGAGACAGCTGGTATGTTCCATGGCAAACCCCCAACAGCCTGGGCATCCCTCCTGCCTTCGAAAATGCCACGACCGAACGGGGCAGTCCCGGATTTGCATATGCCCCAGCTAGGCAGCGGCCTCACCTGATgcccttgggggcggggggcacttgATGCCCATCCGATGCCTCCCTGGCTTGGGTGGTCTGCGGGGATCAAACCCAGCACCTCCGGACCTAAAAAAGCACAAGTCTCTACCGCAGCAGCCTGAAAAAATCGCTATACATGACCTAGTCACTAAAGGAAGACAGAGAGCCAGGTGTGTCTGCCCCCGCCCCGGCCCATGCCCAGCCTCTCTAGGGCCTGGGCGGAGAAACTGCATGCAGGGAAGGAACTGGCCTGGTTGGCTCCCACTCAGCCGAGGAAATTCCAGCCAGGGAGGGAGCCGGAACCCGAGCCGATGAGAAATTAAAATCCGCCGGCGCGTGGGGAAGGGTAAATGGTTCCATTGATTGCTGCGTTTGGCTTCgtttctgccccctcccgccgGAGCTGGGAGATCCTTGGGGCCCGAAGAGGGATCAATGAAGCGTGGATCATATGCCAGCAAACATACCTCGAAATCAGAAGCCGTTttatgccccctcccctcccccccccgagcgacCCGGAGGAGAGCTGGCGAGGGTGGGGGATGGAGAGCAGGGGACATCTGGTCTTCCAGGGAGCGGGGAGGGTTGGAAATCAAAAAGCAAAGAGAAGGGCGGGTCGCAGCTGGCGTGGAGAGGCCCAGGTCGCAGCATGGAGCCCGGAGAGGCCAGGGCGTGCTCCGGGCCGTCGGTCCAGGCTGGCGCGCCGGCTCTTAGGAGTACATGGTGAGCTGCAGCCACTGCGGGGCAGAGCGGAAGAGCGGTCAGGAGAGAGCGAGCTGGGCCGGTCAATACGAAATACAGACTGCCCCGGCGGCAGGCGGGCTCGCAGAACCCAGCGGCGGGACAGGATTGGCCCCTGTTTttaaggtggggtggggaggggccattCCCCATGGACCTCaatggggtggggtgcggggctgggggaggggccattCCCCATGGACCCCAATAGGATTCTCCAGCTTTGCTGGGGCTGCGGCTGCTCCTCACACTGCTGGGAAGGTCCCtggcccctgctccgcctccccCGCGGAAGCCGGGCTGGACCCGCTAACCCCGGAGTTCCTGGCCAGCCctgaggggtggggcgggggaagagggaggcaggAACCACATCGGGGTCCCTTGCTAGACAGCAGGAAAGAAAAGGCCGTGGGGCAGCCAGCCTCCCGCCTCACTCACCTCCTGGATGTTCACCCGGATCTGCCCGTCCCCGTCCTTATCCAGAGACTTGAAGGCACCtgtaggaggagagggggaagggcggCCTCATGGTTAacacactgggctgggactcaggagatctcgGTTATCTGTGAGCGACCTGTgagccctggggggtggggtgataatcctgcctctctccccctccccacttgtCTATCTAGGCTGTCTaaatctggggcagggaccatctctcagCACGTGTctgcagcacccggcacaacagGAGCCACCCCAATCTTTATCCTCTGCTcatggagatagaacccaggagtcctggctcccagccaccctcccCCACAGTCATTCTAACCAGTacatcccactcccctcctagcgctggggatagaacccaggagtcctggctcccagcccgccccctccccactctaaccattagcccccactcccctcctagcgttggggatagaacccaggagtcctgacctccATCCCTGTGCTCAGATCACTAACGAGCCACCCTCTCTCCAAGGCAAACGCCCCCCCTTCCAGACAAATGCCCGTGACCCACCCCCCTGAAGTCACAGCCCACAGGTCCAGAACCAGGAGGTTCCCCTGAATTGGTTAGGATTAACCCCTCGGTTTCCGGCAGGAGCGCCTAGTCACTGACAGAAAGAGGCCAGGGCAGAGGGGTCGAGATGAGAGAGAAACCAGCTCAGGTAGCATCATCCACCATTGCtgttatttttttgtattatttcttgTATTAGCAGAATGGGCCAGGCGATGTATATTTTAGTGCTATTaagtgtattacggtagcacctaggagcccgcgtcatggaccaggcccccattgtgccaggcgctgtacacacaTGGAGCAAAACCCAGATGGGAGGGGCCCAGGTCACACTagaggcaggggtgggaggggcggatggaggggaggggggggcagaggacCCCAGaacccgcccgcccccccccccccatccccaggaccGACCCGCAGGCCACTTACGAAACATGGCGTCCAGGCGAACCAGGCAGCTGATGAAGTTGTCGAAGTCCATGTGGCCGTTCTCGTCTGAGTACCTGCGCACGATCATCTGGTATAGCTGGGCGTTCAGCTggaagcctggggggggggagggggagagagagagacagtcacTCCCCATCCACCTGAGACAGCCCTTGTGGGtccccgtccccccacccccccgccaatCCCACCCCTCAGCGGCTCCTTACCCGCCGCCTCGAAGGCGCCTGGCAGCTCGCTGCTCCCGATGGTGCCGGATCGGTCCGTGTCGTACTGTTTGTAGACacactggggggaagagggggacaaGTTGGTTATGGGATAAGAGAGTACCCCCCCAGCACAAACACACAGCCGCAGAttgaggctgggcagggagggggaccaCAGGCAGAGAGATGGCGGACACGGGcgaggggggaagggaacagaagccaagattcctccccccgcccccgagaaCGGCAGAGCGGGGGAGAGAAATAAGAAACCACCACCCCACTGCTCAAGTGgcacatggggggcaggagggacacgagagagacaccccccacacacacactaaaatggCAGCCCCTCCCTAGAACGCTGGGTGATGGAGGGATCGGGAGGAACATCACAGGCAACGCAgccccttaactctgccccaagGAGGGGACTGTTTGGATCCCAGCTACCCCCCTGCCGGACACCCCCGTTACCTCTGGCAGGTAGGCAGGGGAGCGGCGCTGGGAATTCTGGGTACCCAGAAGGCAATGCAGCAGCAAAGCCCCCATACACACAGGGCTGAACGTGACGCACGTCAATTCCAGCCGGGAAGGCTCCTTGGAGTCCAGCGCTCTTaaaaagccctccccccccccagaccggGATACCCAAGGTCTCTCGTTCCCTCTCCTGTCCCTACGCCCGGAGGGGGGGTACGGTCGGGTCTCAGCCACACGTGatagccgcccccctccccccacctctctacCTGCCACTTCTTGACGTTCCCCCACAAATACTTGAACTCCTCGAAGCCCAGCTTCCCGGTCGTGTCGCTCTGAAGCGCTCGAGGTCAAGGAACAAAGACGTCGGCCAAAGCCACCCAGGGCCCCGCCAAACTGCAGGGAGGGGATCCGGCAGCACGGGGGCCTTCAACATGGGTGGAAACGGCCCCCCGAGACTCTCACCTGTGCAGGGGATCTCCCCAGCCAGCGAGGAGCTGGGCATACGGGGCCCAGCACAGGGGGCGGATCGGGGGTGTGGCCAGAGCGCACTGCCCTGtggctattccctgccccccagagcccatAGGGGGCGGATCGGGGGCGTGGCCAGAGCGCACTGCCCTGTGGCTATTCCCTGCCCGGCAGGGCCCATAGGGGGCGGATCGGGGGCGTGGCCAGAGCGCACTGCCCTGTGGCTATTCCCTGCCCGGCAGGGCCCATAGGGGGCGGATCGGGGGCGTGGCCAGAGCGCACTGCCCTGtggctattccctgccccccagagcccatAGGGGGTGAAGTGTGAGTTAGGGCAGCCCGGAGACTgatagcaggggctgggctgggcctagAATATAGGGAGAGCAAAGGGGGCTTAAAGCCCCCAccgcccatccctgccccaggcaCAGGGGGCGCGGGAGCTGTGAATCAGGCCCTGGTATCTTTAAAGGCTCCTGGGCTCGGACGTCAGTTTAGGAGGAGGATACATCCATGACGGCCACCATGCTGCGACAGGTGTCAATCCCGAACCCGTCCGTCTTCAGGTCGGGATCTGGAAGGCAAGAGAGCAGGTTCGGGCAATGACGCGGGAGGCGTAAATACGACAGGGCTCCAGGCCCCGGAACTCTGCACGGCATCGACGCTACTGCCTCTGGGGTGTGGAGTCCAGCGCTAGGCAGCTCAGTGACATGGAGATACCAGAAGTTCAGCATCGTCCCCCATTGCTCAGAGAGGGCGGCCGGCTACCTCAGCCACCACagatgggctggaggcaggaagcTCTGGCCCGCGTTATACAGGGCAGGCGAGATGATCACAAAAGTCCCTTAAAACCGATGAATCTAGGAAACCAAAGCATGGACAGCAGCTCGCCTGAGGTCACACCCCGAgccagccaggaatggaacccaggagtcctggcattCCCTAGGTCCCCTGTAGCATCAGGACGGACAGTTACCAAGCACCACAGGACAGCAGTGCTCTGGGAGGCAGGGTCCAGCCAGCCCGGACCTTTTAACCATTTCGTAAATGAATCAACCGACGCGGGGTTTGATTTAAACGGACCGCGGGCCCCACTTACGTCTGGTCACCACCTTGTTGAGAATGTTCATCAGCTCAGTGGCGCTCACTTCCATATCCTGTCGCAAAGCACAGAGACAAGGGAGACGTCACAGCGGGCTGGAGTAACGCTCGCCCTGCCTGGTCTCTCTGGAGCACGTCGACCCGCAGGGAGCCACCTCCCGGCTGCTCCTGGATGGAGGCGGCCGCCTCCTTGGACCCATTCCTCACcccataactagggccctaccaaattcacggtccattttggtcaatttcacggtcataggattttaaaaattgtaaatttcattatttcaatctgaaatttcacggtgctgtaattgtaggagtcctgacccaaaaaggagttgtgtgtgtgtgtgtgtgtggggggggggtcacgag
It contains:
- the CAPNS1 gene encoding calpain small subunit 1, with amino-acid sequence MFLVKNFLGGGGGGGGGGGGGGGFGGNIGNVIGGFLSGGGGGGRAGGGGGAGGAMGIIGGVINAISEAAAQYNPEPPPPRSHFSNVEANESEEVRQFRRLFTQLAGDDMEVSATELMNILNKVVTRHPDLKTDGFGIDTCRSMVAVMDSDTTGKLGFEEFKYLWGNVKKWQCVYKQYDTDRSGTIGSSELPGAFEAAGFQLNAQLYQMIVRRYSDENGHMDFDNFISCLVRLDAMFRAFKSLDKDGDGQIRVNIQEWLQLTMYS